Proteins encoded by one window of Esox lucius isolate fEsoLuc1 chromosome 4, fEsoLuc1.pri, whole genome shotgun sequence:
- the LOC106024256 gene encoding uncharacterized protein LOC106024256, with product MGTISEELRKLSNNMATVLACVQANGSLGELSLLNVQGIQLPLDNLEDLWHFDSQLRQETDIQNKLVRCLAVKACRELKYTVWRMLPCIITNALALLITWTGAGNKASFKDLFLRTVLQRAIRNNPSTQDATDEAIQHQVTRYLKGAGDRAGGRRRRGDTRDLP from the exons ATGGGCACAATTAGTGAAGAATTGCGCAAGCTGTCGAACAACATGGCCACAGTGCTTGCTTGTGTCCAAGCAAATGGCTCGTTGGGGGAGTTGTCATTACTCAATGTTCAGGGTATTCAGCTCCCCTTGGACAACCTGGAAGACCTGTGGCACTTTGATTCACAGTTGAGGCAAGAAACTGACATTCAGAACAAACTG GTTCGCTGTTTGGCTGTTAAGGCTTGCAGGGAGCTGAAATACACAGTGTGGCGGATGCTACCATGCATCATTACAAATGCTCTCGCCCTCTTGATCACCTGGACTGGAGCTGGGAACAAGGCCAGCTTTAAGGACCTTTTCCTCAGGACTGTTCTTCAAA GAGCAATAAGGAACAATCCTTCCACccaggatgccactgacgaggctaTCCAGCACCAGGTCACCAGGTACCTGAAAGGGGCAGGTGACCGTGCTGGAGGGAGAAGGCGTCGCGGAgatacaagggacctgccgtga